A genomic window from Lotus japonicus ecotype B-129 chromosome 1, LjGifu_v1.2 includes:
- the LOC130731297 gene encoding F-box/kelch-repeat protein At3g23880-like — MAIPDDVAFTILSKLPLKSLKRFTLVHKSWADLLEIPYFMTMLCSKLVSKHQSYYDDTSLLLLKQKLDGTQCHGTLYSLSGDKLEKTLKSDWLPYQEHGRFHSVSGSGIHGILCLHEAPDREFVLWNPATQEFIATPPSPRESLPDLEAYSKITTHGFGYDHVTDDFKIVRLITYYPDNDNDNDNDDDDDRQDEDGDEPMIPEPLWEIYSLKSNYWRKLDVDMPIITGDGAGMGCDIYMNGVCHWVGYNLSKDYGFDTHLVSFNFSKEIFYTTPLPLDDRKVQNYLAVLNESIALISKHEETTTLDIWILGELRVKESWTKLFTVGLGPLHGFGVPIGVGKTGDIFFRNKNGELGLFDLRTQMLKEIAATELVDHDQIIFYKESFFPIGRTGY, encoded by the coding sequence ATGGCGATTCCTGATGATGTTGCCTTCACTATTTTGTCAAAACTGCCTCTGAAATCCCTCAAGCGATTCACACTGGTTCACAAATCATGGGCTGATTTACTTGAAATCCCTTATTTCATGACCATGTTGTGCAGCAAATTGGTATCGAAACATCAATCTTATTACGACGATACATCTCTTCTTCTCTTAAAGCAGAAATTAGATGGCACCCAATGTCACGGTACATTGTATTCACTTTCAGGTGACAAGCTTGAGAAAACACTCAAATCAGATTGGCTTCCATATCAAGAGCATGGCAGATTCCATAGTGTTTCGGGTTCCGGTATTCATGGCATTCTTTGTCTCCACGAAGCACCAGACCGTGAGTTTGTATTGTGGAACCCAGCTACTCAGGAATTCATAGCTACTCCTCCCAGCCCTCGAGAGTCTCTACCTGATCTGGAGGCTTATAGTAAAATTACTACTCATGGATTTGGTTATGATCATGTTACAGATGACTTTAAGATCGTTCGGCTTATAACTTATTATCCAGATAATGATAATGataatgataatgatgatgatgatgatcgcCAAGATGAGGACGGAGATGAGCCAATGATCCCAGAGCCCTTGTGGGAGATATATAGCCTAAAAAGCAACTATTGGAGGAAACTTGATGTTGATATGCCTATTATTACTGGAGACGGTGCTGGCATGGGTTGTGACATTTACATGAACGGAGTGTGTCACTGGGTGGGTTACAATCTGTCAAAGGACTATGGTTTTGATACACATTTGGTGTCATTCAACTTTAGCAAAGAGATATTCTATACAACGCCCTTACCGTTAGATGATAGAAAGGTGCAGAATTACTTGGCCGTGTTAAATGAGTCCATTGCGTTGATATCAAAACATGAAGAAACAACAACTCTAGACATATGGATTTTGGGTGAACTCCGTGTGAAAGAATCATGGACTAAGCTTTTCACTGTTGGACTTGGACCCTTGCATGGCTTTGGAGTTCCTATTGGAGTCGGGAAGACAGGCGATATATTCTTCAGAAATAAAAATGGTGAACTAGGCTTGTTTGATTTAAGGACCCAGATGCTCAAGGAGATTGCTGCTACAGAGCTGGTAGATCATGATCAGATAATATTCTATAAGGAAAGCTTTTTTCCGATTGGAAGAACAGGTTATTGA